The following are encoded together in the Streptomyces sp. NBC_01465 genome:
- a CDS encoding spermidine synthase encodes MSEQIPVIRDVDGGTAKLMPDVDRERAWLLTVDGAPQSYVDLDDPAYLEFEYARRLAHVVDCTGGEGDPLEVLHLGGGALTLPRYVAATRPGSRQDVVEADRGLLALIEEHLPLPDGSGIAVHAADARHWLEGVPAARADVLIADVFGGSRVPAHLTSVEYAQSAERALKPDGIYAANLADGAPFAFLRSQLANFRAVFAEIALIAEPAVLRGRRFGNAVLVASHTEIDTARLARRTASDAFPARVEHGASLERFIGKAQPVRDAEAVASPEPPDGAFHVG; translated from the coding sequence GTGAGCGAACAGATACCGGTGATCCGGGACGTGGACGGGGGCACCGCCAAGCTGATGCCCGACGTGGACCGGGAGCGGGCCTGGCTGCTCACCGTGGACGGTGCGCCGCAGTCCTATGTCGACCTGGACGACCCGGCGTATCTGGAGTTCGAGTACGCCCGCAGGCTCGCCCATGTCGTGGACTGCACCGGCGGCGAGGGCGACCCGCTGGAAGTGCTCCACCTCGGCGGCGGCGCGCTCACCCTGCCGCGCTACGTGGCGGCGACCCGTCCGGGCTCACGCCAGGACGTCGTGGAGGCGGACCGCGGCCTGCTCGCCCTGATCGAGGAGCATCTGCCCCTGCCGGACGGCTCGGGCATCGCCGTGCACGCGGCCGATGCGCGCCACTGGCTCGAAGGAGTCCCTGCCGCCCGTGCCGATGTGCTGATCGCCGATGTCTTCGGCGGCTCCCGGGTGCCCGCGCATCTCACCTCGGTCGAGTACGCACAGTCGGCCGAGCGGGCTCTGAAGCCGGACGGGATCTACGCGGCGAACCTCGCCGACGGTGCCCCCTTCGCCTTCCTCCGCTCCCAACTGGCCAATTTCCGGGCCGTGTTCGCGGAGATCGCACTGATCGCCGAGCCGGCCGTGCTGCGCGGCCGCCGCTTCGGTAACGCGGTCCTGGTCGCCTCGCACACCGAGATCGACACGGCTCGCCTGGCCCGCCGTACGGCATCCGACGCCTTCCCCGCCCGGGTCGAGCACGGGGCGTCGCTGGAGCGGTTCATCGGGAAGGCGCAGCCGGTACGGGACGCGGAGGCGGTCGCCTCACCCGAGCCGCCCGACGGGGCTTTCCACGTCGGCTGA
- the tuf gene encoding elongation factor Tu, whose amino-acid sequence MPKTAYVRTKPHLNIGTMGHVDHGKTTLTAAITKVLADRGSSTFVPFDRIDRAPEEALRGITINIAHVEYETDTRHYAHVDMPGHADYVKNMVTGAAQLDGAILVVSALDGIMPQTAEHVLLARQVGVDHIVVALNKADAGDDELTDLVELEVRELLSAHGYGGDAVPVVRVSGLKALEGDPRWTASIEALLDAVDTYVPMPERYVDAPFLLPVENVLTITGRGTVVTGAVERGTVRVGDRVEVLGADTETVVTGLETFGKPMTEAQAGDNVALLLRGLPRDAVRRGHVVAAPGSTTPTRRFTAQVYVLSAREGGRTTPVSTGYRPQFYIRTGDVVGDVDLGETAVARPGDTVTMTVELGHTVPLEPGLGFAIREGGRTVGAGTVTEVLG is encoded by the coding sequence ATGCCCAAGACGGCATACGTGCGCACCAAGCCCCACCTCAACATCGGCACCATGGGCCATGTCGACCACGGCAAGACCACCCTGACGGCCGCCATCACCAAGGTCCTCGCGGACCGCGGCTCCTCCACCTTCGTCCCGTTCGACCGTATCGACCGGGCCCCGGAGGAGGCGCTGCGCGGCATCACCATCAACATCGCGCACGTCGAGTACGAGACGGACACCCGCCACTACGCGCACGTCGACATGCCGGGCCACGCGGACTACGTCAAGAACATGGTGACGGGCGCGGCCCAGCTCGACGGGGCGATCCTCGTCGTCTCGGCGCTCGACGGGATCATGCCGCAGACCGCCGAGCACGTCCTGCTCGCCCGCCAGGTCGGCGTCGACCACATCGTGGTCGCGCTCAACAAGGCGGACGCGGGTGACGACGAGCTGACCGACCTGGTCGAGCTGGAGGTCCGCGAGCTGCTCTCCGCGCACGGGTACGGCGGGGACGCGGTCCCGGTCGTACGCGTCTCGGGCCTCAAGGCGCTGGAGGGCGACCCGCGTTGGACCGCGTCCATCGAGGCGCTGCTCGACGCGGTCGACACGTACGTCCCCATGCCGGAGCGCTACGTCGACGCGCCGTTCCTGCTCCCGGTGGAGAACGTCCTGACCATCACCGGTCGCGGCACGGTCGTCACCGGCGCCGTCGAGCGCGGCACCGTACGCGTCGGGGACCGCGTGGAGGTCCTCGGCGCCGACACCGAGACGGTCGTCACCGGCCTGGAGACCTTCGGCAAGCCCATGACCGAGGCTCAGGCGGGCGACAACGTGGCCCTGCTGCTGCGCGGCCTGCCGCGTGACGCGGTGCGCCGTGGCCATGTGGTGGCGGCGCCCGGCAGTACGACGCCGACCAGGCGTTTCACCGCGCAGGTGTACGTCCTGTCGGCGCGCGAGGGCGGCCGGACGACCCCGGTCTCCACCGGCTACCGGCCGCAGTTCTACATCCGCACCGGCGATGTGGTCGGGGACGTGGACCTCGGCGAGACGGCGGTGGCGCGCCCCGGCGACACGGTCACCATGACCGTGGAGCTGGGCCACACGGTCCCGCTCGAGCCGGGCCTCGGCTTCGCGATCCGCGAGGGCGGACGCACGGTGGGCGCCGGCACGGTGACCGAGGTCCTCGGCTAG
- a CDS encoding patatin-like phospholipase family protein, giving the protein MTDTALVLGAGGLTGVGWEIGILYGLAEAGVDLSTADLVIGSSAGAVVGAQLTSGKLMLPELYERQLVDPQGETAAHFGTGLLLRFARAALTSRTPEAYAQKLARMGPDDRADGAARREVIARRLVSHVWPSRPLLVTAVDAVTGELRAFGRDSGVPVVDAVAASCAVPGVWPAVTIEGRKWIDGGVHSTANAHLAAGYARVVVIAPSATGGGVIVSPRRQAANLAGEGARVEVITPGPAAKKAFGRNVLDPAHRAPAARAGRAQAAAHAEAVAALWTGGTMKA; this is encoded by the coding sequence ATGACGGATACAGCACTCGTACTGGGCGCCGGCGGACTCACCGGCGTCGGCTGGGAGATCGGCATCCTGTACGGCCTCGCGGAGGCGGGCGTCGATCTCTCCACCGCGGACCTGGTGATCGGCTCCTCCGCGGGGGCGGTCGTCGGCGCGCAGCTCACCTCCGGGAAGCTGATGCTGCCCGAGCTGTACGAGCGCCAACTGGTCGACCCCCAGGGCGAGACGGCTGCCCACTTCGGCACGGGGCTGCTCCTCCGCTTCGCACGGGCCGCGCTCACCTCCCGTACCCCTGAGGCGTACGCGCAGAAGCTGGCCCGGATGGGACCGGACGACAGGGCCGACGGCGCCGCCCGGCGCGAGGTCATCGCCCGGCGGCTCGTCTCGCACGTGTGGCCCTCGCGGCCCCTGCTTGTCACCGCCGTCGATGCGGTCACCGGTGAGCTCAGGGCGTTCGGGAGGGACAGCGGCGTTCCGGTCGTGGACGCCGTCGCGGCCAGCTGCGCCGTGCCGGGGGTGTGGCCCGCCGTGACCATCGAGGGGCGGAAGTGGATCGACGGGGGTGTGCACTCGACCGCCAACGCCCACCTCGCCGCCGGATACGCGCGCGTCGTCGTCATCGCCCCCAGCGCCACGGGCGGCGGAGTCATCGTCTCCCCGCGCCGTCAGGCCGCGAACCTCGCCGGCGAAGGGGCCCGCGTCGAGGTCATCACCCCCGGCCCGGCCGCCAAGAAGGCCTTCGGGCGCAATGTGCTGGACCCCGCGCACCGAGCCCCCGCCGCCCGCGCGGGCCGCGCCCAGGCCGCCGCGCACGCCGAGGCGGTCGCCGCGCTCTGGACGGGCGGCACAATGAAGGCGTGA